From the genome of Pseudoxanthomonas sp.:
ACGGCAGCTGCCAGTCATCCAGCACCCGCACCAATCGCCCGGCTGCCAGGTCGGCCTCGGCCAGCTCCTCGAAACACTGGGTCAGCACCGCCCCACCCAGCGCCGCGCGATAGACGATCCCGCTCTCGTTGCTCACCAGCGGCCCGCTGACCGCCACATCGAAGTCCTGCCCATCGCGGGTGAACTCCCACGCCATCAGCCGACCGCTGCTGAGCCGGTGCACGGCGCAAGCGTGGTCGACCAGATCGGCCGGGGTCTGCGGCACGCCATGGCGGGCGAAATAGCCCGGCGTGCCCACCACCACCTGCCGGTGCGGCGGGCCGATCGGCAGCGCGATCATGTCGCGGGCCAGCGACTCGCCCAGGCGCACGCCCGCATCGAAGCCTTCGGCGACCAGGTCGACCAGATGCGGGTCGATGAACAGTTCCACCTGCACCTGCGGGTAACGCGCGTGAAAGTCATGCAGCCGCGGCAGCACCAGGCGTTCGGCCACCAGCCGCGGCAAGGTGATGCGCAGCAGGCCGGCCGGCGTGTCGCGCACCGCGTCCAGGTCCTGGAAGGCCGCGTCGATCTGCTCCAGGCCCAGCCGCACCCGTTCCAGGAACCGCGCGCCGTGTTCGGTCAGGCCCACCCGGCGCGTGGTCCGGTGCAGCAGGCGCACGCCCAGCTGGGCTTCCAGCGCGCGCACGGTCTGGGACAGCGCCGACGGGCTCACCCCCAGTTCGTCGGCGGCACGGCTGAAACTGGCGTGGTGGGCCACGCGGGTAAAGGCGACCACGGCGGGCAGTGGGCTGGCGGCCATTGTGAAGTCCTGCTTCAAGGCTGATGCGTATTTGGCCAGTTTATCGACATGGCGCCGCGCGCGATCCTGCCCGCCTTCCTTCCGGCTAAGGCCATGCACCATGCAACTCGACGATTACCGCCTGCTGGGCCGTTCCGGCCTGCGTGTCAGCCCACTGGCGCTGGGCACGATGACCTTCGGCCAGGACTGGGGCTGGGGTTCGGACGAAGCCGAAACCGCGCGCATCCTGGATGCCTACCTGGAACGCGGCGGCAACTTCATCGACACCGCCAACTTCTACACCTTCGGCAGCTCCGAAACCCTGCTCGGCCAGCTGCTGCCCGGCCGCCGCGAACGCGTGGTGCTGGCCACCAAGTACACCCTGAGCATGGACCCGGCCAATCC
Proteins encoded in this window:
- a CDS encoding LysR family transcriptional regulator, which translates into the protein MAASPLPAVVAFTRVAHHASFSRAADELGVSPSALSQTVRALEAQLGVRLLHRTTRRVGLTEHGARFLERVRLGLEQIDAAFQDLDAVRDTPAGLLRITLPRLVAERLVLPRLHDFHARYPQVQVELFIDPHLVDLVAEGFDAGVRLGESLARDMIALPIGPPHRQVVVGTPGYFARHGVPQTPADLVDHACAVHRLSSGRLMAWEFTRDGQDFDVAVSGPLVSNESGIVYRAALGGAVLTQCFEELAEADLAAGRLVRVLDDWQLPFPGFHIYYPAREHLPPKLRVFVEFLREGVSAGL